One Nicotiana sylvestris chromosome 12, ASM39365v2, whole genome shotgun sequence genomic window carries:
- the LOC104247340 gene encoding DEAD-box ATP-dependent RNA helicase 38 — translation MADSSNTSSSTAATTTANPPEIRSWADEADEIDQAEKSSAANESDSAEPKIGSLQIDESKRVNNSTLDDPEDSRIEAVTSGDTLYKSAKRFEDLNLSPELLKGLYVEMKFERPSKIQEISLPMILTPPYKNLIAQAHNGSGKTTCFVLGMLSRVDPKLAAPQALCICPTRELAIQNMEVLLKMGKFTGITSELAIPADAANYIPVSKRPPVSAQVVIGTPGTINKWVTARKLGMSCMKILVFDEADHMLAETGFQDDSIRIMKAIVKASADSQVLLFSATFGENVKAFVTKIVRDLFVKDYNQMFVKKEELSLDSVKQYKVQCPDELSKVMVIKDKILELGQKVGQTIIFVRTKNGASMLHKSLVDYGYEVTTIQGALKQEDRDKIIKEFKEGLTQVLISTDLLARGFDQSQVNLVVNYDLPVRHESPSEPDHEVYLHRIGRAGRFGRKGAIFNLLCNDRDDMLMSKIENHFNSQVTEIASWKSDEDFENALKKAGLL, via the exons ATGGCTGACAGCTCAAATACTTCCAGTAGCACCGCCGCAACTACGACGGCAAACCCGCCGGAAATCAGAAGTTGGGCAGACGAAGCCGACGAGATCGATCAAGCCGAGAAGTCCTCTGCTGCTAATGAAAGCGATAGCGCCGAGCCCAAAATCGGATCTCTACAAATCGACGAGTCCAAAAGAGTCAACAATTCCACTCTCGATGATCCAGAAGATTCCAGAATAGAAGCC GTTACATCTGGCGACACGTTGTACAAATCAGCTaagagatttgaggatttgaactTATCTCCGGAGTTGTTGAAGGGATTATATGTAGAGATGAAGTTTGAGCGACCTAGTAAAATTCAAGAGATTAGTTTGCCTATGATTCTTACGCCGCCCTACAAGAATCTAATTGCTCAGGCTCATAATGGTTCTGGTAAAACTACTTGCTTTGTGCTTGGGATGTTGAGTCGGGTTGACCCTAAGCTTGCTGCCCCTCAAGCTCTCTGTATCTGCCCAACCAGAGAATTAGCAATTCAG AATATGGAGGTTCTGTTGAAGATGGGGAAGTTCACTGGTATAACATCAGAGTTAGCTATCCCAGCAGATGCAGCCAAttacataccagtttcaaagcgGCCCCCGGTTTCAGCACAAGTAGTAATTGGCACACCCGGAACTATAAATAAGTGGGTGACAGCAAGGAAATTGGGCATGAGTTGCATGAAAATTCTCGTATTTGATGAAGCGGACCACATGTTGGCTGAG ACTGGTTTTCAGGATGATTCCATAAGAATAATGAAGGCAATAGTCAAAGCCAGTGCTGACAGCCAG GTGCTTCTGTTTTCTGCAACTTTTGGGGAAAATGTAAAAGCCTTTGTGACAAAAATTGTTAGAGATCTTTTCGTGAAAGATTACAACCAGATGTTTGTGAAGAAAGAAGAACTTTCGCTGGATTCAGTGAAGCAGTATAAAGTGCAGTGTCCGGATGAACTTTCAAAAGTCATGGTGATTAAAGACAAAATACTTGAACTAGGACAGAAGGTGGGGCAGACAATTATATTTGTTCGTACAAAAAATGGTGCGAGTATGTTGCATAAATCATTGGTTGACTATGGATATGAAGTGACAACAATTCAAGGTGCTTTGAAGCAAGAAgatagagacaaaataatcaagGAGTTCAAAGAAGGATTGACACAAGTTCTTATATCAACTGATCTTCTTGCTCGTGGATTTGACCAATCTCAG GTTAATTTGGTGGTTAATTATGATCTCCCGGTGAGACATGAGAGTCCATCAGAGCCAGATCATGAGGTATACTTGCATCGGATTGGTAGAGCTGGGCGTTTTGGCCGCAAAG GTGCCATATTCAACTTGCTCTGCAATGACCGGGACGACATGCTAATGTCAAAGATTGAGAATCATTTCAACAGTCAAGTGACGGAG